One part of the Enterococcus sp. DIV1094 genome encodes these proteins:
- a CDS encoding HD domain-containing protein, which yields MTEKWREDEEYMSYIEDLLETEAVQKLADYIQHVHSTRLEHSISVSYYSYKLAKKWGGDARATARAGLLHDLFYYDWRTTKFDEGTHAYVHPRIAVKNAEKITELSDLERDIILKHMWGATIAPPKYKESYIVTFVDKYCAVKEAAQPVTDTMKQKWQRYFGKEQSV from the coding sequence ATGACAGAAAAATGGCGTGAAGACGAAGAATACATGTCTTATATCGAAGATCTATTAGAAACAGAAGCTGTGCAAAAATTAGCTGACTATATTCAACATGTACATTCGACAAGATTGGAACACTCGATTAGTGTTTCTTACTATAGCTACAAATTAGCAAAAAAATGGGGTGGAGATGCAAGAGCAACTGCACGTGCAGGACTTTTACATGACCTATTTTACTATGACTGGCGTACGACAAAATTTGATGAAGGAACACATGCGTATGTGCATCCAAGAATCGCTGTAAAAAATGCAGAAAAGATCACAGAGCTTTCTGATTTAGAACGCGACATCATTTTGAAACACATGTGGGGCGCAACGATTGCTCCGCCAAAATACAAAGAAAGCTACATTGTGACATTTGTGGACAAGTATTGTGCAGTGAAAGAAGCGGCACAACCGGTAACAGATACGATGAAACAAAAATGGCAACGATATTTTGGTAAAGAACAATCGGTTTAA
- the yidC gene encoding membrane protein insertase YidC, which translates to MNKWKNWLLGSGLVTLLLFLSGCVRMDADGNPDTSGIIYRVLVQPMGQAITYLVQNFNWSYGWAVILMTVIVRIIILPLGISQSKKTMIQSEKMQALKPQVSAAQEKLKAATTREEQMAAQAEMQQVYRENGLSMTGGIGCLPLLIQMPIFSALYFTARYTEGIRESTFYGIDLGNPSLVLVAIAGIAYLLQGYISTIGIPEEQKKTMRTMLIVSPAMIVFMSISAPAGVTLYWVVGGIFSCLQTFITNVIMKPRLKAQVAEELKQNPPKQVVTPRKDVTPEETTKSTKKINTQATANRNNNSGRNAGKQQRKK; encoded by the coding sequence ATGAATAAATGGAAAAACTGGTTACTAGGTTCTGGTCTTGTAACACTCTTACTTTTCTTATCTGGCTGTGTCAGAATGGATGCTGACGGAAACCCTGATACATCTGGGATCATTTATCGAGTACTCGTGCAACCTATGGGACAAGCGATTACATATCTCGTGCAGAATTTCAACTGGTCATACGGTTGGGCTGTTATCTTGATGACTGTGATCGTCCGAATCATCATTTTACCTTTAGGGATCAGTCAATCGAAAAAAACAATGATCCAGTCTGAAAAAATGCAAGCATTGAAACCTCAAGTCAGTGCCGCCCAAGAAAAATTAAAAGCGGCAACGACACGTGAAGAACAAATGGCTGCACAAGCAGAAATGCAACAAGTCTATCGCGAAAATGGTTTAAGTATGACTGGTGGTATCGGTTGTTTACCTTTATTGATCCAAATGCCGATCTTCTCAGCGCTATACTTTACTGCTCGTTACACAGAAGGTATCCGTGAATCGACTTTTTACGGTATTGATCTAGGAAATCCAAGTTTAGTTTTAGTTGCGATCGCAGGGATTGCTTACTTGCTCCAAGGATATATCTCAACGATCGGTATTCCTGAAGAGCAAAAGAAAACAATGCGTACGATGTTGATCGTGTCGCCAGCGATGATCGTTTTCATGTCGATCAGTGCCCCTGCCGGAGTAACACTTTACTGGGTAGTCGGCGGTATCTTTAGTTGTCTTCAAACATTTATTACAAATGTCATCATGAAACCACGACTAAAAGCACAGGTGGCAGAAGAATTAAAACAAAATCCACCGAAACAAGTCGTGACACCTCGAAAAGATGTGACACCTGAAGAAACAACGAAATCAACGAAAAAAATCAATACACAAGCAACAGCGAATAGAAACAATAATAGCGGGCGTAA
- a CDS encoding TrmH family RNA methyltransferase, translating to MKKIQSAKNPRIKELKKLHKKKHREEGQEYLLEGFHLIEEAVNSQVIPKEIFLTEKGWSEWGAWVEQHALNHFLVTDEVMSAISDLPTPQGIVAVMPLEVSQSSIDTGGWLLLDNVQDPGNVGTMIRTADAFGLAGVILGKGTADIYSTKVLRSMQGSNYHLPVISQELDALIPELKAKGFAIYGTELNEEAISLPEVIPTKNYVIIMGNEGQGVRSELLALTDKNIYIPMNGHAESLNVGVATGILLYHLSS from the coding sequence GTGAAAAAAATTCAATCAGCAAAAAATCCTAGAATCAAGGAACTAAAAAAATTACATAAAAAGAAGCACCGCGAAGAAGGTCAGGAATACCTGCTTGAAGGGTTCCACTTGATCGAAGAAGCTGTGAACTCCCAAGTTATACCGAAAGAGATCTTTCTGACAGAAAAAGGCTGGTCAGAGTGGGGGGCATGGGTCGAGCAACACGCATTGAATCACTTCTTAGTCACTGATGAAGTGATGTCAGCGATTTCTGACTTACCGACACCACAAGGAATCGTGGCAGTAATGCCATTAGAAGTCAGCCAGTCATCAATCGATACCGGCGGCTGGTTGCTATTAGACAATGTCCAAGATCCTGGAAATGTCGGAACAATGATCCGTACAGCCGATGCGTTTGGTTTAGCCGGCGTCATCTTAGGTAAAGGAACAGCTGATATTTATAGCACCAAAGTATTAAGAAGTATGCAAGGAAGCAATTACCATTTACCAGTCATCTCGCAAGAATTAGACGCACTCATTCCTGAATTAAAAGCAAAAGGGTTTGCGATTTATGGAACAGAACTCAATGAAGAGGCAATTTCTTTACCTGAAGTCATTCCAACAAAAAATTATGTGATCATTATGGGGAATGAAGGACAAGGGGTGCGATCAGAGTTGCTAGCGTTGACCGATAAAAATATCTATATCCCAATGAATGGACACGCCGAATCATTGAATGTCGGTGTTGCTACGGGGATATTGTTGTATCATCTCTCTTCTTGA
- a CDS encoding acylphosphatase, translated as MKKVKMNVQGRVQGVGFRYMTKMVADQLGVTGTVKNEEDGSVTIEAAGEKSVIDQFIKEVKQSPSPSGRVQYVDLQEHPMMEERKKFDVIG; from the coding sequence ATGAAAAAGGTAAAAATGAATGTACAAGGTCGTGTCCAAGGTGTTGGTTTTCGCTATATGACGAAAATGGTGGCTGATCAATTAGGTGTGACTGGCACAGTTAAGAACGAAGAAGATGGTTCGGTGACGATCGAAGCCGCTGGCGAAAAATCAGTCATTGATCAGTTCATTAAAGAAGTCAAGCAGTCACCTAGTCCAAGCGGTCGTGTCCAATATGTCGATTTGCAAGAACATCCGATGATGGAGGAACGTAAAAAATTCGATGTGATTGGCTAA